The Gloeobacter morelensis MG652769 genome contains the following window.
CACCGACTGCATCGCGGCGATGCCGCCTTCCATCAAATCCAACAGATCGATGGCGGGTTCGCGGGTGAAGCTCTCTTTGAGATTGCGCAGGTACGCTCCGCGCACCTCGGTGTTGACGTTGAACTTGCAGACCCCCAGCCGGATCGATTCGCCGATCAGTTCGGCGGGTAGTCCGGAGGTGCCGTGCAGCACCAGCGGAATTTCGATCAGTTCCCGGATTCTGGCGAGGCGGTCGAAGTCTAGTTTGGGTTCTCCCCGGTACTTGCCGTGGACGTTGCCGATCGTGACGGCGAGGGCGTCGACTTCGGTCGCTTCGACGAATTCGCGCGCCTGTAGCGGGTCGGTCATCTTCGCCTCCAGTTCCGAAACGCTCAGACCGTCCTCGCTGCCGCTGATGCGGCCAATCTCCGCCTCCACCGCTGCTCCGAAGCTGTGGGCCAACCGGGTCATCTGGCGGGTAAATTCGAGATTTTGCTGATAGGGCAGATGGGAACCATCGGCCATCACCGAGGGCAGACGCACCTCCAGGGCGTAGCGAATGTCCTGGGCGGAGGAGCTGTGATCCAGGTGAACGGCGATGGGCACCTGCGATTCTCGGGCCGCCTCCAGGCAGAGAGCCACCAGGGGCGGGCCACCGAAGCGCAGCGCACTCGGGTGCAATTGGAGCATGGCGGGGCTCGCAGTTTCCTCAGACGCCCGGACTACCGCCAAGACCCCTTCGAGGTTGTAGACGTTGAATGCACCGATGGCGTAGGCGCTTCGGCGCGCCGTGCGCAACAGCTCAATGGTCGAACTGAGCATGACCGTGGATCCCGCAGCTCCGTTGCAGGCGCCAGTCTACCACTCGCCTCCCGTTCCAGCGCGATACCTGTCGGCCGGTACCGGAGTGCAACAACTCCGGCACCAGCCGACGTCGGAGAATCAGAACTTGCCGGTGTGGTAGTCCTGAACAGCTTCCCAGATTTCAAGCTGGGTGTTCATCACAAATGGACCGTAGCGCACCACAGGTTCATCCAGGGGCCGCGCCGCCACGAGCAACAGCCGCGCAGGTGTCTCGCCGGTTACCAGGGTTACCGAATCGCCATCGCCCAATACCGCGAGTTGGCGCTCGCCGCGCGGCTCGCCGGGAGCCTCCTCCGTCGCCCCGATCTCCGCCTGGCCCTCAAAAATGTAGGCGAAGGCGGTATGACCAGCCGGAATTATCTGTACGAAGCGGCTATGAGGCAGCAGGGCGATATCCAGATAGAGCGGGTCGGTGGCGATGCCGCGCACCGGACCTTCGACTGCCCCCACCCGGCCTGCGATCACCCGAATGCACTCGCCGTTCGGCCCCGTCACTGCAGGGATCGCCTCGGGGGCAAATTCCTGGTAGCGCGGCGGGACCATCTTGTCTTTAGCAGGCAGGTTGAGCCAGAGCTGAAAGCCCCGGATGCGGTCGTCCTGCTGCTCGAGCATCTCGGAGTGGACAATGCCCCGCCCGGCGGTCATCCACTGCACCCCCCCGGCTTCAAGGGCTCCCTGGTGGCCTTTGTTGTCGGCGTGGCGCACCCGCCCGGCCAGCAGATAGGTCACCGTCTCAAAGCCGCGGTGCGGATGATCCGGAAAGCCCGGCAACGACTCGGTCGCCTCCTCAGAACGAAATTCGTCCAGAAGCAAGAAGGGATCGAGGTCGCGCAGCGACGGATCGCCGATGGTGCGGTAGAGATTCACATCGTCGCCGTCGCTGGTTGGGCGGGCGGTGAGCACCCAGCTGACCGTGCGCGGACGGCCGACAGTCGCGATAGTTTGCATAAATGCCCCTCCTGCAGGTGCTTTTGATCGATGTCCCGGCTGGAACCAATGCCCTCGGCCCAGGACAAGCGGCTTTAGTTTCAATAGTTCAATATTAAAGCATAGGCTCGATGTTGTCTAGCCACATACCCGACAGTGAAAGTCGATAAACGCCTTCAGCGGGGGGGGGCATCGTCCCAAGCTTTGGATACACTGGCACTCAGGACGATTACCCGCACGCATTTTATGGAGCGCATGGTTCTCGCACCCACTGCCGTCTCAGCACCGCCTTTGCCCACCAAGACGCCCCTCGACCCGGTCAAGACACCGGAGAAGACGCCCCTGCGCTGGCGCGACTGGGTGGTGCGGCTGTTCAATGACCCGGTCAACAAGTTCGAACACGTCGTCGAAAGCCTTTGCAAGCACGTGCCGGGTATGTCGCAGGATATGGCCTGGTCGGTGGCCTGGCAGGCCCACCGCGAAGGGGTGGCTGCCACCTACCAGGGGCCGCGCGAAGTGGCCGAACTGGTCTGCGAAAAACTGGTCCGCGAAGGACTCATTTCCGACTGCTGCGAAAGCTGACGGATCACAGCGCCACTATTCAATTGTTAAGTCAGCCAAGAAAGCTTTCCGACCCCGGCCGACACCGGCTACAGTGGGGAGGTTCGACCGTCGATCAGGGTGCATCGTTCTCCTTGGCGATTGGTAAATTTTCCAGGAGACATGCAATGACAGTTTTTGTGGGCAACCTGCCCTTCTCGGTCACTGAGCAGGATATCACCGAGGCTTTTAGCGAATACGGCACTGTCAAATCGGTGAAGATTCCTACCGACCGTGAGACTGGTAGACCCCGCGGCTTCGCCTTCGTCGAAATGGCCGATGAAGAAGAAGCAAAAGTGATCGAATCGCTCGACGGTGCCACCTGGGACAACCGTCAGATCCGCGTCAACAAGGCTGAACCTCGCCCCGAGCGCAGTGGCGGCGGCGGTGGCGGCGGCGGCTATCGTGGCAGCGGTGGCGGCGGCGGCGGCGGCTATCGTGGCAGCGGTGGCGGTGGCGGCGGTCAGCGGCCTCGCTATTGATTACTGGTTCGCCGGGTTCATCGGCTGCGCTGCACCCGGCCCGCTCGCCGGGTTCATCCATCACGTGGGAGAGAGTACTGCGATGGCGCAAGTGAGAGTCGGCCAGGATGAGAGTATCGAATCGGCCCTGCGGCGCTTCAAGCGAACTGTGGCCAAAGCCGGCATTCTGGCCGAAGCGAAGCGCCATCGTCATTTCGAGACGCCCATCGAGAAACGGCGGCGCAAGGCGATTGCCAGAAGACGCCGCTACCCCCGCCGGTAACGAGCTGCGGCCACCCTGGCCCAGTGGCGTACCGAAAGGGTATAACGCTCGGTCAGTGGAGCGAGCTTGCCAATGCTGGATCTGATCATTCGCGGAGGAAATCTGCCGGACGGGAGCAGCCCGGTGGATATCGCTGTTGCGGAGGGTCGGATTGCAGCGATTGCCCCTCGCCTAGAGGCGGAGGCCCGCGAGCAGATTGACGCCCGTGGGCGATTGGTGAGCCCGCCTTTTATCGACAGCCACTTTCACATCGATTCGACGCTTACCTTCGGCCGACCGCGGGTCAACGCAAGCGGCACGCTGCTGGAGGGGATCGCCTTGTGGGGCGAGTTGCGCCCGCAGCTGACCTTCGAAGAAATTAAGAGAAGGGCCCTCCGGTTCTGCCGGTGGGCTATCGCCCGGGGCAATCTGGCCGTCCGCAGCCACGTCGATGTCTGCGATCCGTCTCTTGCGGCGGTGCAGGCGCTGCTGGAGGTGCGCGCCCAGATCAAGCCCTATTTGGATCTGCAACTGGTTGCCTTTCCCCAGCAGGGCTACTTGCGCTGCCGCGAAGCGCCTGGACTGCTCGAGCGCGCTCTGGATCTGGGGGTGGAGGTGGTCGGGGGCATTCCCCACTTCGAGCGCACCGCCGCCGAGGGTGCGCTCTCGGTGCGCAAGTTGTGCGAACTGGCCGCTGAGCGCGGCTTGCCCGTCGATATGCACTGCGACGAGAGCGACGATCCCCACTCGCGTTTCGTCGAAAACCTGGCCTGTGAAACGGAGCGGCTGGGGCTGCACGGCAGGGTGACAGGCTCGCACCTCACCTCGCTGCACTCGATGGACAACTACTACGCCAGCAAGCTCATCGACTTGATGGCCGAGGCGCGCTTGAACGTAGTGGCCAATCCGCTCATCAACATCACCCTGCAGGGCCGCCACGACACCTACCCGAAGCGGCGGGGGCTGACCCGCATCCGCGAGCAGATGGCGGCGGGGCTCACCGTCGCCCTGGGCCACGACTGCGTGCTGGATCCGTGGTATCCGCTGGGTAGCCACGACATGCTCGAAGTGGTTCACATGGCGGTGCACGTCGCCCAGATGACCGGTACTGCCCAGATGCACGCCCTCTTTGACGCCGTCACCGTGAACGCTGCCCGGGTGCTGGAACTGGCGGACTACGGTCTTGTCCCCGGTTGCCATGCAGATATGGTCATCCTGCAGGCGCGCGATCCGATCGAAGCGATCCGCCTCAGGCCGGCGCGGCTATGGGTGATCCGCCGCGGCCGGGTGATCGCCCGTACCGAACCTGTCCTCCCGCAGGTAGCGCTCGATGGCTTGTGGCAACCGGTCGATTTTGGGCTTCCCGAAGCGTCCGCTTAAAAGCAAGGGCGTGACCAAACACGATCCGCAACCGGGCTTTCCCAAAGCACAACGGGTGCCGAAGAGCGATCTCCAGCACCCATTGCAACGATTGCCTTCTAAGGCTCTACAGCGAGCTGCCCGCCTGGGTCAGCAGTTTCGACAGTTGCTGGAGCTTGGTCGCCACTTCGCCGCTGGCGTCGGCAGCCACCTCGCCGGTGTCCTCGCCCAGATCGGCAAGGACAGCCTTGAGCGACTCACCCGTGACATCGCCACTGGTCAGGGCCGCTTTCAGTTGCCCCAGATCCTCGGCCAGATCGGTTCCCTGCAATTGTTGCTGCCAGGTGTCGATGACGACGACGGCCTGTTCCGGGGGAATGGCCGTTAAGCCCTGCTGGAGGGCAGCGATGGTTTTGTCCAGGTTTTCGGCAATTTGCGTTGAATCGGCCACGGTTGACTCCTTTTACAGTTGGATAACGTTTGCTGAGACAGGTC
Protein-coding sequences here:
- a CDS encoding class II fructose-bisphosphate aldolase, translating into MLSSTIELLRTARRSAYAIGAFNVYNLEGVLAVVRASEETASPAMLQLHPSALRFGGPPLVALCLEAARESQVPIAVHLDHSSSAQDIRYALEVRLPSVMADGSHLPYQQNLEFTRQMTRLAHSFGAAVEAEIGRISGSEDGLSVSELEAKMTDPLQAREFVEATEVDALAVTIGNVHGKYRGEPKLDFDRLARIRELIEIPLVLHGTSGLPAELIGESIRLGVCKFNVNTEVRGAYLRNLKESFTREPAIDLLDLMEGGIAAMQSVVRNMLELFGSVGKAHLHQSPYTASLLREF
- a CDS encoding pirin family protein — its product is MQTIATVGRPRTVSWVLTARPTSDGDDVNLYRTIGDPSLRDLDPFLLLDEFRSEEATESLPGFPDHPHRGFETVTYLLAGRVRHADNKGHQGALEAGGVQWMTAGRGIVHSEMLEQQDDRIRGFQLWLNLPAKDKMVPPRYQEFAPEAIPAVTGPNGECIRVIAGRVGAVEGPVRGIATDPLYLDIALLPHSRFVQIIPAGHTAFAYIFEGQAEIGATEEAPGEPRGERQLAVLGDGDSVTLVTGETPARLLLVAARPLDEPVVRYGPFVMNTQLEIWEAVQDYHTGKF
- a CDS encoding ATP-dependent Clp protease adaptor ClpS — its product is MERMVLAPTAVSAPPLPTKTPLDPVKTPEKTPLRWRDWVVRLFNDPVNKFEHVVESLCKHVPGMSQDMAWSVAWQAHREGVAATYQGPREVAELVCEKLVREGLISDCCES
- a CDS encoding RNA recognition motif domain-containing protein, with the translated sequence MTVFVGNLPFSVTEQDITEAFSEYGTVKSVKIPTDRETGRPRGFAFVEMADEEEAKVIESLDGATWDNRQIRVNKAEPRPERSGGGGGGGGYRGSGGGGGGGYRGSGGGGGGQRPRY
- the rpsU gene encoding 30S ribosomal protein S21; the encoded protein is MAQVRVGQDESIESALRRFKRTVAKAGILAEAKRHRHFETPIEKRRRKAIARRRRYPRR
- a CDS encoding amidohydrolase family protein, yielding MLDLIIRGGNLPDGSSPVDIAVAEGRIAAIAPRLEAEAREQIDARGRLVSPPFIDSHFHIDSTLTFGRPRVNASGTLLEGIALWGELRPQLTFEEIKRRALRFCRWAIARGNLAVRSHVDVCDPSLAAVQALLEVRAQIKPYLDLQLVAFPQQGYLRCREAPGLLERALDLGVEVVGGIPHFERTAAEGALSVRKLCELAAERGLPVDMHCDESDDPHSRFVENLACETERLGLHGRVTGSHLTSLHSMDNYYASKLIDLMAEARLNVVANPLINITLQGRHDTYPKRRGLTRIREQMAAGLTVALGHDCVLDPWYPLGSHDMLEVVHMAVHVAQMTGTAQMHALFDAVTVNAARVLELADYGLVPGCHADMVILQARDPIEAIRLRPARLWVIRRGRVIARTEPVLPQVALDGLWQPVDFGLPEASA